The following proteins come from a genomic window of Bradyrhizobium paxllaeri:
- a CDS encoding adenylate/guanylate cyclase domain-containing protein translates to MNSQPPPDPSGGLQRTSSPPNVEGEALHAERRQLTVVFVDIVGSTPLSERIDPEDFFAVIRTYRDICDEQIRRYGGHIARMIGDGLLAYFGVPQAHENDPERAVRASLAIAAAIKEQKFPLSDGSFVRLGVRIGVNTGEVVVGSVPGEPADRREVFGSSAHVAARLQGLASENGVVVGSSTYELTRGTFSYTPLGRRPLKGVEEPVEAWRAEALASSGSRFDRAQRSPLAPMINRTNEGALLAEMWRQAAAGSGRVGVVSGEPGIGKSRLIRQFRSNLDASPREVLSLQCSPFHVNTPLAPEIERLRRATGIQETDDPELALAKLRALLARAVPNVGHALRYYGAVLSIPACSEYEPADLGSPFERERAFQVFIDVLVSASRRQPILMIFEDVQWMDPTTIELLVRVIAHCSGERVMILITHRDDYRADWLSGSAIQRIALQKLATHYCEEMVAAVAGKDIVSRRITSQIVERTDGVPLFVEEFTRAVIDSSTVANAADGLALGEKLPKPLVPSSIHDSLMERLDRLGPAKRVAQIASVFGRQFTYDGIFNVLPGKGETLRRALQALASAGVVYRIEESQGTVFTFKHAMIQEVAYSSLLKEERRELHARVASWLLQEAAIGESSQPAVLGYHYARAGNIPEAIEAWLQAGKSALRRSATKEAVAHLREGLSLIPKLPASARRFEAEIALQSNLAMAYTANAGWSDPNVYGPYSRALKLCANYGTIREKATVLWGSTIAKLVNCELTKGLKHAQDFVRRAEEWRDDEAALMAYTAALIANFFLGRLEQAAELATLVSARYNPREHAKLVQIYQHDPLIVSLVYSGHTEWLLGRPGRARECCETARQLASEIGHPFMLAFASILGVSDHWYEGDLAANLASVERGMKVADEYGYPMYRVIGPLWATSALAARGPAPEVLEHLCRLLGKLPAENRCIQMPLYRILLATEFGRIGQIERARSFAASAEALMKQTGERWAAPEIYRIHGSLLCQEPLRDDRAAKRLFKRSLDSARKLGAVGWELRTAISIARLLSADDGASGRAEARELLISTRAKFASAETSGDLREADELVRALN, encoded by the coding sequence ATGAACAGCCAGCCGCCGCCCGATCCGTCGGGCGGACTTCAGCGGACATCGTCGCCGCCGAACGTCGAGGGCGAGGCGCTGCACGCCGAACGTCGGCAGCTTACCGTGGTATTTGTCGACATCGTCGGCTCGACGCCGCTGAGCGAGCGGATTGATCCGGAAGACTTCTTCGCGGTTATCAGAACCTACCGCGATATCTGCGACGAGCAGATTCGCCGCTACGGCGGTCACATCGCCAGAATGATTGGCGACGGATTGCTGGCCTATTTCGGCGTGCCACAAGCCCATGAAAACGATCCTGAACGGGCGGTGCGCGCCTCGCTGGCGATCGCTGCGGCAATCAAGGAACAGAAGTTTCCCCTGTCGGATGGCAGCTTCGTCCGCCTTGGTGTGCGCATCGGGGTCAACACCGGGGAGGTCGTCGTCGGCAGCGTGCCCGGCGAGCCCGCTGATCGGCGTGAAGTGTTCGGCAGCTCGGCACATGTCGCTGCCCGCCTGCAAGGGCTCGCCAGTGAGAATGGTGTCGTGGTCGGTTCGAGCACCTACGAGCTGACGCGCGGCACGTTCAGCTACACGCCGCTTGGCAGGCGCCCGCTCAAGGGCGTGGAAGAGCCGGTCGAAGCCTGGCGTGCGGAAGCGCTGGCGTCCAGCGGAAGCAGGTTCGACCGGGCGCAGAGGTCGCCTTTGGCCCCGATGATCAACCGAACCAACGAAGGCGCATTGCTTGCCGAGATGTGGCGGCAGGCTGCAGCGGGCTCGGGACGGGTCGGCGTGGTTTCCGGTGAACCCGGCATCGGCAAGTCACGCCTGATCCGCCAGTTCCGCAGTAATCTTGATGCGTCTCCGCGTGAGGTTCTGTCGCTGCAGTGCTCGCCGTTCCACGTCAACACGCCGCTTGCTCCGGAAATCGAGCGGCTCAGGCGCGCGACCGGCATCCAGGAAACCGACGACCCCGAACTTGCATTGGCGAAATTGCGCGCGCTCCTGGCACGAGCCGTGCCCAATGTTGGGCACGCGCTTCGCTACTACGGAGCGGTCCTGTCGATACCGGCCTGCTCGGAGTACGAACCGGCGGATCTCGGATCTCCTTTTGAGCGAGAGCGTGCTTTTCAGGTGTTCATCGATGTTCTCGTCTCGGCGTCGCGCAGGCAGCCTATCCTGATGATCTTCGAGGACGTTCAATGGATGGATCCGACCACCATCGAACTGCTGGTACGCGTGATAGCTCACTGTTCCGGCGAGCGGGTCATGATCCTGATCACGCATCGCGATGACTACCGGGCGGACTGGTTGTCGGGCTCTGCAATTCAACGGATTGCTCTGCAAAAGCTGGCAACGCATTACTGCGAGGAGATGGTCGCAGCCGTCGCTGGCAAGGATATCGTGTCGCGCCGGATTACCAGCCAAATCGTGGAAAGAACCGATGGCGTGCCACTCTTTGTCGAGGAGTTTACGCGGGCCGTGATCGATTCCAGCACGGTCGCCAATGCCGCTGACGGCTTGGCGCTGGGCGAAAAACTGCCCAAACCGCTGGTGCCGTCAAGCATTCACGATTCGCTGATGGAGCGCCTTGATCGTCTCGGTCCCGCCAAGCGCGTCGCCCAGATCGCCTCCGTCTTCGGAAGGCAATTCACCTATGACGGCATTTTCAACGTACTCCCGGGTAAAGGCGAAACGCTGAGACGCGCGTTGCAGGCACTGGCGAGCGCCGGCGTCGTGTATCGCATCGAGGAATCTCAAGGCACCGTCTTCACCTTCAAGCACGCGATGATACAGGAAGTCGCCTATTCCTCGCTGCTCAAGGAGGAAAGGCGCGAGCTCCATGCGCGCGTCGCGTCGTGGTTGCTCCAGGAGGCCGCGATCGGCGAGAGCAGCCAGCCTGCCGTGCTCGGCTATCACTATGCGCGCGCGGGGAACATCCCGGAAGCGATCGAGGCCTGGCTTCAGGCGGGTAAATCCGCGCTCCGCCGATCCGCAACCAAGGAGGCCGTTGCCCATCTTCGCGAGGGTCTCTCGCTGATACCGAAGCTGCCCGCCTCGGCGCGGCGTTTCGAGGCTGAAATCGCGCTGCAATCCAACCTGGCGATGGCATACACCGCCAACGCAGGATGGTCCGACCCGAACGTCTATGGACCGTATAGTCGCGCACTCAAACTTTGCGCGAACTATGGCACCATTCGCGAGAAGGCGACGGTGCTGTGGGGAAGTACCATCGCCAAACTGGTCAACTGCGAGCTCACCAAGGGCCTCAAACACGCACAGGATTTCGTCCGGCGGGCCGAGGAGTGGCGCGACGACGAGGCCGCCCTCATGGCGTATACCGCTGCCTTGATCGCCAATTTCTTTCTCGGTCGTCTGGAGCAGGCGGCTGAACTCGCGACTCTGGTCAGCGCCCGCTACAATCCTCGCGAGCATGCCAAGCTGGTCCAGATCTATCAGCATGATCCATTGATCGTGTCGCTCGTCTATTCCGGACACACCGAATGGCTGTTGGGCCGGCCCGGGCGGGCCCGAGAGTGCTGCGAAACGGCGCGACAGCTCGCGAGCGAGATCGGGCATCCTTTCATGCTGGCGTTTGCCTCTATTCTCGGGGTTAGCGATCATTGGTACGAGGGCGATCTTGCGGCCAATCTGGCCAGCGTCGAGCGCGGCATGAAGGTTGCTGACGAGTATGGCTATCCGATGTACCGGGTCATCGGTCCGTTGTGGGCGACCTCTGCGTTGGCGGCACGGGGCCCTGCGCCGGAAGTGCTCGAACACCTATGTCGCCTGCTCGGCAAACTGCCCGCCGAGAACAGGTGCATCCAGATGCCGCTCTATCGAATCCTGCTCGCCACGGAGTTCGGAAGAATCGGGCAGATAGAAAGAGCTCGGAGCTTCGCTGCTTCGGCCGAAGCTCTGATGAAGCAAACCGGCGAACGCTGGGCTGCTCCCGAGATTTATCGGATTCACGGCTCGCTGTTGTGCCAGGAACCTTTGCGGGACGACCGGGCGGCCAAGCGTCTGTTCAAGCGCTCGCTGGACTCCGCCAGGAAGCTCGGGGCGGTGGGCTGGGAATTGCGCACTGCCATCAGTATCGCCCGCCTGCTCAGCGCTGACGATGGCGCATCCGGGCGCGCTGAGGCGCGCGAACTGCTGATATCAACCAGGGCGAAATTCGCCTCCGCGGAAACTTCCGGCGATCTGCGCGAGGCGGACGAACTGGTAAGAGCGCTGAACTAA
- a CDS encoding sensor histidine kinase has translation MGRPTELPAAIAQVFTTDELLVRPAPAPDYLSEKLALQDLASNMADHPAEVLPRLVRLSMEACDADSAGVSVLDGDVFRWNSLVGKLSVFEGATTPRNFSPCGVCLDQSSPILMERPERAYSWIAEANITVPEVLLVPLLRNGTIPVGTLWVVAKEGHKFHSGHARVLSELAVFTGIALQMIHTDLHLKKALEAQEILAKEMSHRVKNLFAVAGAMIKMTARHTETKEEMTESLTGRLTALSDAHSLVRRSFNAGSALKGVDMAEAIRTVLRPYSMPELNGPMVSLGERATNSIALVFHELATNAAKYGALRDDGKVDVAWRIENENVDIVWREIGKPVEAPAQLGFGSNLVASTIASHNGRIDYDWSQNGLIIKVQIPLANLAN, from the coding sequence ATGGGCCGCCCAACAGAACTGCCCGCCGCAATAGCGCAGGTTTTCACGACCGACGAACTTTTGGTTCGCCCGGCGCCAGCGCCCGATTACCTCAGCGAAAAGCTGGCACTGCAGGACCTCGCCAGCAACATGGCGGATCATCCCGCCGAAGTGTTGCCGCGCCTCGTCAGGCTGTCGATGGAAGCTTGCGACGCGGACTCGGCCGGCGTCAGCGTTCTCGATGGCGACGTGTTTCGCTGGAACTCCCTCGTCGGCAAATTATCGGTGTTCGAAGGCGCGACCACGCCCCGGAACTTCAGCCCGTGCGGCGTTTGTCTCGACCAGAGCAGTCCGATCCTGATGGAGCGGCCCGAGCGCGCTTACTCGTGGATTGCGGAAGCTAACATCACCGTGCCCGAAGTTCTGCTGGTGCCGCTGTTGAGGAACGGCACCATCCCGGTTGGGACGCTTTGGGTGGTCGCCAAGGAGGGACACAAGTTCCACTCGGGGCATGCGCGCGTGCTGTCCGAGCTGGCCGTGTTCACCGGCATCGCGCTGCAGATGATCCACACTGACCTTCACTTGAAGAAGGCGCTCGAAGCCCAGGAGATCCTGGCCAAGGAGATGAGCCACCGGGTCAAGAACCTGTTTGCCGTTGCCGGCGCGATGATCAAGATGACCGCGCGGCACACCGAAACCAAGGAAGAGATGACCGAGTCACTGACCGGCCGCCTCACCGCCCTCTCCGATGCCCATTCGCTGGTTCGGCGCTCGTTCAATGCCGGCAGCGCCCTCAAGGGCGTGGACATGGCGGAGGCCATCCGTACCGTGCTCCGGCCTTACAGCATGCCTGAGCTGAACGGGCCGATGGTGTCGCTGGGAGAACGCGCCACCAACAGCATCGCCCTCGTCTTCCACGAACTCGCAACCAACGCCGCGAAATACGGCGCTCTCCGGGATGACGGAAAGGTCGACGTGGCGTGGCGGATCGAAAACGAAAACGTCGACATCGTCTGGCGTGAAATCGGCAAACCGGTCGAGGCGCCGGCTCAGTTGGGATTTGGCAGCAATCTGGTTGCCTCAACGATTGCCTCGCACAACGGCCGCATCGATTACGACTGGTCGCAGAACGGCCTGATCATCAAGGTGCAAATTCCGCTGGCGAATTTGGCGAACTGA
- a CDS encoding carbohydrate ABC transporter permease translates to MKLPTLHEIGTEAKLLLIGIPVLIWTLVPIYHMFLFAISPKEDAFSGKLWPAHPTLNNFKIVFYQEHYFLRDFWIQFFNSVVIALSAGALTLMIATAAAFSISRLRVPGGRWVMNLALFTYFIPAAFLAVPMYRTMGNYGLLNNHWSLILAMVTIASPYAIWVLKQASDKLPVELDEAATMDGATTLQLFRLVYVPLMMPSLVAIGTYAILLAWNEYLYAFLLLSKDTEITLPVALGNFLAADDSPWELLMTTGFIYALPPAAIYYAFKRYMVGGLTAGAVKS, encoded by the coding sequence ATGAAGCTGCCAACACTGCACGAAATCGGCACCGAAGCGAAGCTGCTTCTGATCGGCATTCCCGTGCTGATCTGGACCCTGGTGCCGATCTATCACATGTTCCTGTTCGCGATCTCGCCGAAGGAGGACGCGTTTTCGGGCAAGCTGTGGCCGGCGCATCCGACGCTGAACAATTTCAAGATCGTGTTCTACCAGGAGCATTACTTCCTGCGCGATTTCTGGATCCAGTTCTTCAATTCGGTGGTGATCGCGCTTTCAGCGGGCGCGCTGACATTGATGATCGCGACCGCAGCCGCCTTCTCGATCTCGCGGCTGCGCGTGCCCGGCGGCCGCTGGGTGATGAATCTGGCGCTGTTCACCTACTTCATCCCGGCGGCGTTCCTCGCCGTGCCGATGTACCGCACCATGGGCAATTACGGCCTCCTCAACAATCACTGGTCGCTGATTCTGGCGATGGTGACGATCGCCTCTCCCTACGCGATCTGGGTGTTGAAGCAGGCGTCCGACAAGCTGCCGGTCGAACTCGACGAAGCCGCCACCATGGACGGCGCCACCACGCTGCAACTGTTCCGCCTGGTCTACGTGCCGCTGATGATGCCCTCGCTGGTGGCGATCGGCACCTACGCGATCTTGCTGGCCTGGAATGAGTATCTCTACGCGTTCCTGCTGCTCTCCAAGGACACCGAGATCACGCTCCCGGTCGCGCTCGGCAACTTCCTGGCCGCCGACGACTCGCCGTGGGAATTGCTGATGACCACCGGCTTCATCTACGCGCTGCCGCCGGCCGCGATCTATTACGCATTCAAGCGGTATATGGTGGGCGGACTGACTGCGGGCGCGGTAAAGTCTTGA
- a CDS encoding carbohydrate ABC transporter permease has protein sequence MAITLSGDQAIPGPPLSARLTTPQVWGIVLLAPYILVFLAFVVYPVGYGLWLARHPASYAALWHDPIFARAAVNTLIFLLVGINLKMAIALFLSGFFAQQRTWIKWLSVLFILPWAVPSIPTILSVRFMLNPEWGVINQIIFKLTAEDGPNWLNDPTVALGMAIGVHIWKSLPFWTLILMTGRLAISHDLYEAAEVDGASWSQKFRYITWPSMQTLYVTCTLLSMIWTLGDFNSVYLLTGGGPADLTHVLATLGIRYLRLDQLSLAMASIVCALPFVLPLVYFMMKRLSR, from the coding sequence ATGGCAATCACGCTTTCGGGCGATCAGGCAATTCCAGGCCCGCCTTTATCGGCCCGGCTGACCACGCCGCAGGTCTGGGGCATCGTGCTGCTCGCGCCCTACATCCTCGTGTTCCTGGCCTTCGTGGTCTATCCCGTCGGCTACGGGCTGTGGCTGGCGCGGCATCCGGCGAGCTATGCCGCGCTCTGGCACGACCCGATTTTTGCGCGCGCTGCCGTCAATACGCTGATCTTCCTCCTGGTCGGCATCAATCTGAAAATGGCGATTGCGCTGTTTTTGTCCGGCTTCTTTGCGCAGCAGCGCACCTGGATCAAATGGCTGTCGGTGCTGTTCATCCTGCCCTGGGCGGTGCCGTCGATCCCGACCATCCTCTCCGTGCGGTTCATGCTCAATCCGGAATGGGGCGTGATCAACCAGATCATCTTCAAGCTCACCGCCGAGGACGGCCCGAACTGGCTGAACGATCCGACCGTGGCGCTCGGCATGGCGATCGGCGTCCATATCTGGAAATCGTTGCCGTTCTGGACGCTGATCCTGATGACCGGACGGCTCGCGATCTCGCATGACCTCTATGAGGCCGCCGAAGTCGACGGCGCGAGCTGGTCGCAGAAATTCCGCTATATTACCTGGCCATCGATGCAGACGCTCTACGTCACCTGCACGCTGCTTTCGATGATCTGGACGCTCGGCGATTTCAACAGCGTCTATCTGCTCACCGGCGGCGGCCCCGCCGACCTCACTCATGTGCTGGCGACGTTGGGTATCCGCTATCTCAGGCTCGATCAGCTCTCACTCGCGATGGCCTCGATCGTCTGCGCGCTGCCGTTCGTGCTGCCGCTGGTCTATTTCATGATGAAACGGTTGTCGCGATGA
- a CDS encoding ABC transporter substrate-binding protein, protein MISRRSVSLAVAAVGLFYATAPALAQQKTITVWFGKGFYKSEDDALLEAIKKFEAKTGIKVELSQYAIQDMIPKTVAALDSGTVPDVAYSDSYDVQAQGKWAFEGKLEDLSDIMTPMKPAFAPNTLETVNLYNDVAKKRAYYGFPLKQQSMHVQIWQDMLEQAGFKQSDIPTKWEDYWSFWCDKVQPAARKATGQRVYAVGQPMGVESTDSFQSFYTFMDAHNVKLVDDEGKLLVDDPKVRENLIKAMKDYTDTYIKGCTPPSSTTWKDPDNNVAFHNKTIVMTHNFTISIAAKWLDDANNPALTPEQRALGKKNYDEVIITSSFPNKPDGTPIKYRSDVKTGLMFTAAKNKAEGKEFIKFLMQEENLRPYIEGALGRWFPVTTASQQSPFWQADRHRKAVYNQFTGGTTPFDFTKNWKFTILNNENVWAKAMNRVVSEKVPVDKAVDELIARIKQVAG, encoded by the coding sequence GTGATATCCAGGAGATCAGTTTCACTCGCGGTCGCTGCGGTCGGGCTGTTTTACGCCACTGCACCCGCGCTCGCCCAGCAGAAGACCATCACGGTCTGGTTCGGCAAGGGCTTTTACAAATCCGAAGACGACGCGCTGCTCGAGGCGATCAAGAAATTCGAGGCCAAGACCGGCATCAAGGTCGAACTGTCGCAATACGCCATTCAGGACATGATCCCGAAGACGGTGGCCGCGCTGGACTCCGGCACCGTGCCCGATGTCGCCTATTCCGACAGCTATGACGTCCAGGCGCAGGGCAAATGGGCGTTCGAAGGCAAGCTGGAAGATCTTTCCGACATCATGACGCCGATGAAGCCGGCGTTCGCGCCGAACACGCTGGAGACGGTCAACCTTTACAACGACGTAGCCAAGAAGCGCGCTTATTACGGCTTCCCGCTGAAACAGCAGAGCATGCACGTGCAGATCTGGCAGGACATGCTGGAGCAGGCCGGCTTCAAGCAGAGCGATATTCCGACCAAGTGGGAGGATTACTGGTCGTTCTGGTGCGACAAGGTGCAGCCCGCAGCGCGCAAGGCAACCGGTCAGCGGGTCTACGCCGTCGGCCAGCCGATGGGTGTGGAATCCACCGACAGCTTCCAGTCGTTCTACACCTTCATGGACGCCCACAACGTCAAGCTGGTCGATGACGAGGGCAAGCTTCTGGTCGACGATCCCAAGGTGCGGGAAAACCTGATCAAGGCGATGAAGGATTATACCGACACCTACATCAAGGGCTGCACGCCGCCTTCCTCCACCACCTGGAAGGATCCGGACAATAACGTCGCCTTCCACAACAAGACGATCGTGATGACGCACAACTTCACGATCTCGATCGCGGCGAAATGGCTCGACGACGCCAACAATCCGGCGCTGACGCCGGAGCAGCGCGCGCTTGGCAAGAAGAACTATGACGAGGTCATTATTACCTCGTCCTTCCCGAACAAGCCGGACGGCACGCCGATCAAGTATCGCTCCGACGTCAAGACCGGACTGATGTTCACCGCCGCCAAGAACAAGGCGGAAGGCAAGGAGTTCATCAAGTTCCTGATGCAGGAAGAGAACCTCCGCCCCTATATCGAGGGCGCGCTCGGCCGCTGGTTCCCGGTGACGACGGCCAGCCAGCAGAGCCCGTTCTGGCAGGCTGACCGGCATCGCAAGGCCGTGTACAACCAGTTCACCGGCGGCACCACGCCGTTCGACTTCACCAAGAACTGGAAGTTCACGATCCTCAACAACGAGAACGTCTGGGCCAAGGCGATGAACCGCGTGGTGAGCGAGAAGGTGCCGGTCGACAAGGCCGTCGACGAACTGATCGCCCGCATCAAGCAGGTCGCTGGTTAA
- a CDS encoding DUF2934 domain-containing protein: protein MGEPTEKEIQNRAYQIWERNGRPEGKEDEFWRLAEQELRNEDKSSPVRTPDTL, encoded by the coding sequence ATGGGCGAGCCGACCGAAAAGGAAATCCAGAACCGCGCCTATCAGATCTGGGAGCGCAACGGCAGGCCCGAAGGCAAAGAGGACGAATTCTGGCGCCTCGCCGAACAGGAACTGCGCAACGAGGACAAGTCGTCGCCCGTCCGCACACCCGATACGCTGTAG
- a CDS encoding DUF3072 domain-containing protein, with protein MPRLPDQIDAPMTPRQSTTLRTLSAEAYQPKLFEKNLTAQEADRRIAALKAEIELANSF; from the coding sequence ATGCCCCGCCTTCCGGACCAGATCGACGCGCCGATGACGCCGCGCCAATCGACGACGCTCCGGACGCTGAGCGCCGAGGCCTATCAGCCAAAATTGTTCGAGAAGAACCTGACTGCACAGGAAGCCGATCGGCGGATTGCCGCGCTGAAGGCGGAGATCGAACTGGCGAACTCGTTCTGA
- a CDS encoding type II toxin-antitoxin system RelE/ParE family toxin codes for MCYPAPPIDIRYYVDVGGDAPFAEWFAELEPVASARIARAIARMEQGNFSNAKSVGEGVLEYKIDFGPGYRVYFGRDGDTIVILLTEGTKKRQQRDIDAAKAYWRDYKLSKRGRR; via the coding sequence ATGTGTTACCCTGCTCCTCCGATTGATATCCGCTACTATGTCGATGTTGGCGGCGATGCGCCGTTTGCCGAATGGTTTGCGGAGTTGGAGCCGGTGGCAAGCGCCAGGATTGCGCGTGCCATTGCCCGCATGGAGCAAGGCAATTTCTCCAACGCCAAGAGCGTTGGAGAGGGCGTGCTGGAATACAAGATCGATTTTGGACCGGGTTATCGCGTATATTTCGGGCGAGACGGCGACACCATCGTCATCTTGCTCACGGAAGGTACAAAGAAGCGGCAGCAACGGGATATCGATGCGGCAAAGGCGTACTGGCGGGACTACAAGCTGAGCAAGCGTGGGCGGCGTTGA
- a CDS encoding transcriptional regulator, with amino-acid sequence MAKTGSFKELVQTRVKNDKKFAEALLREGVDAMLSGDVETGKTILRDYIKATVGFEELGEATGTQPKSLIRMFGPRGNPQAKNLFSVLGYLQKRAGLKLHVA; translated from the coding sequence ATGGCGAAGACAGGAAGCTTCAAGGAACTGGTGCAAACCCGCGTCAAGAATGACAAGAAGTTTGCCGAAGCGCTGCTTCGTGAAGGCGTCGATGCGATGTTAAGCGGGGATGTCGAAACCGGCAAAACGATCCTGCGTGATTATATCAAGGCAACTGTCGGATTTGAAGAGCTTGGCGAGGCGACCGGCACCCAGCCCAAGAGTCTTATCCGGATGTTCGGTCCGCGCGGTAATCCGCAGGCCAAGAACCTCTTTAGCGTTCTCGGTTATCTTCAGAAGCGTGCGGGTTTGAAACTTCACGTCGCATAG
- a CDS encoding AsmA family protein: MAQGMKRLGMPIAVLFCAAVLALIGTSWFLNRDALRQAVEAQIRAVTGLDLVVSGAIDVSVFPGSYVSFHNVGLKGGGTTDPALQVDVLTANLRLLPLLLRRFEIADVMMLRPHIRVVREAGGESNWTPFVERIARTMRPGAENQVSFSEIRIQDGVLKYEDATNNVKEQLGDIDLSLAWPSISRSFAATGQFDFRGERVDGSISASDFVAMLSGDRSGLKARLVSAPLKLGFDGFVANRTSLMMEGTVSVDSLSLRNALRWMGQPVPGSGGFGRFTLKARANVVGASVALTNVNVELDGNAAEGVMTVANNGRQTLQATLAAGNLDFTPYISTVRLLASGARDWNRQLFDLSSLSATDLDMRLSAARVTVGPTKLGRTAFGANLRGGALALSIGEAQMYGGIAKGSLGIARSDVVADVKAQLQFTDVDLQTCANELFGITKLSGRGNLGLSLTASGSSPFGLASSLDGTATLTGHDGAIAGFNVEQLLKRLERRPLSGGGNLRSGSTPYDNLNVSVRFNDGIATVEDLRVDGPTTRLSLTGTASVPSREYDLKGVASLTSAAAGGDKGFELPFVVQGPWDDPLVFPDPESLIRRSPGAAPLLDAVKDRKTRDAVRSVIERFTGGPRQPAPEAAESAKQN, translated from the coding sequence ATGGCTCAAGGAATGAAGCGCCTCGGGATGCCGATTGCGGTGCTGTTTTGCGCGGCAGTACTCGCCCTGATCGGAACCTCGTGGTTCCTCAACCGCGACGCGCTGCGCCAGGCGGTCGAGGCGCAGATCCGCGCAGTCACCGGGCTCGATCTGGTCGTGTCAGGCGCGATCGACGTGTCGGTGTTTCCGGGAAGCTACGTCTCCTTTCACAATGTCGGACTGAAGGGCGGCGGCACCACCGACCCTGCGCTGCAGGTCGACGTGCTGACGGCCAACCTGCGCCTGCTGCCTTTGCTGCTGCGCCGGTTCGAGATCGCCGACGTCATGATGTTGCGGCCGCACATCCGCGTCGTCAGGGAAGCCGGCGGCGAGAGCAACTGGACGCCGTTCGTCGAGCGGATCGCGCGCACGATGAGGCCCGGCGCGGAGAATCAGGTGTCGTTCTCCGAAATCAGGATTCAGGACGGTGTGCTGAAATACGAGGACGCCACCAACAACGTCAAGGAACAGCTCGGCGACATCGATCTGTCGCTGGCCTGGCCGTCGATCTCTCGCTCGTTCGCGGCGACCGGGCAATTCGACTTTCGCGGCGAACGCGTCGACGGCTCGATCTCGGCCAGCGACTTCGTCGCGATGCTGTCGGGCGATCGCTCCGGCCTGAAGGCGCGGCTGGTCAGCGCGCCGCTCAAGCTCGGCTTCGACGGCTTTGTCGCCAACCGCACCAGCCTGATGATGGAGGGCACAGTCAGCGTCGACAGCCTGTCGCTGCGCAACGCGCTGCGCTGGATGGGACAGCCGGTGCCCGGCAGCGGCGGCTTCGGCCGTTTCACGCTGAAGGCCCGCGCCAATGTCGTCGGCGCCTCGGTCGCCTTGACCAACGTGAATGTCGAGCTCGACGGCAACGCCGCCGAAGGCGTGATGACGGTCGCCAATAATGGCCGTCAGACGCTGCAAGCGACGCTGGCGGCCGGCAATCTGGATTTCACGCCTTACATCTCGACCGTCCGCCTGCTCGCGAGCGGCGCGCGCGACTGGAACCGGCAATTGTTCGACCTCTCCTCGCTCTCCGCCACCGATCTCGACATGCGGCTGTCGGCGGCGCGGGTGACGGTGGGCCCGACCAAGCTCGGCCGAACCGCGTTCGGCGCCAATTTGCGCGGCGGCGCGCTGGCGCTCTCGATCGGCGAAGCGCAGATGTATGGCGGCATCGCCAAGGGCTCGCTCGGGATCGCGCGCTCCGATGTGGTCGCCGACGTCAAGGCGCAACTCCAGTTCACCGATGTCGATCTGCAGACCTGCGCCAACGAATTGTTCGGCATCACCAAACTGTCCGGCCGCGGCAATCTCGGCCTCTCCCTAACGGCCTCCGGCTCGAGCCCGTTCGGCCTCGCCTCCTCGCTCGACGGCACCGCCACGCTGACCGGCCATGACGGCGCGATCGCGGGCTTCAATGTCGAGCAACTGCTCAAGCGGCTGGAGCGGCGGCCGCTCTCCGGCGGCGGCAATCTGCGCAGCGGCTCGACGCCTTACGACAATCTCAACGTTTCCGTTCGGTTCAATGACGGCATCGCTACCGTCGAGGATCTCCGTGTCGACGGCCCGACGACACGCCTGTCGCTGACCGGCACCGCCTCGGTGCCATCACGCGAATACGACCTCAAGGGGGTCGCCAGCCTGACCTCGGCCGCCGCCGGCGGCGACAAGGGATTCGAGCTGCCCTTCGTCGTGCAGGGCCCGTGGGACGATCCGCTGGTGTTTCCCGATCCGGAAAGCCTGATCCGCCGCTCGCCGGGCGCTGCGCCCTTGCTCGACGCGGTGAAGGATCGCAAGACGCGCGATGCGGTACGCTCGGTGATCGAAAGGTTTACCGGCGGACCACGACAGCCGGCGCCTGAGGCTGCGGAGAGCGCGAAGCAGAACTAA